One part of the Lycium ferocissimum isolate CSIRO_LF1 chromosome 8, AGI_CSIRO_Lferr_CH_V1, whole genome shotgun sequence genome encodes these proteins:
- the LOC132066321 gene encoding uncharacterized protein LOC132066321: MEERYPWLKNVPFLWPELVAFLEGYKPILITKTIYWRLPDERWYKCNIDRASKGNHGPSSYGFFVRDWQGNLIYAECKELGINSNVFAEARAMMKGLLHCVTQELHPLILETDSLLIKNVVDGVWEIPWCVITEVERIRKMKAEFNVIIQHVYREGNTLADFLTNLAFDFAGTQSFNSFAELPSAGKKILNLDKHQVPNLKIRNVKNAEHIGVP; encoded by the exons ATGGAGGAAAG ATATCCATGGCTGAAAAATGTTCCTTTTCTTTGGCCTGAACTGGTGGCATTTTTAGAAGGATATAAGCCTATTCTGATAACTAAGACTATTTACTGGAGATTGCCTGATGAGAGGTGGTACAAGTGCAATATTGATAGGGCATCTAAGGGTAATCATGGGCCTAGTTCTTATGGTTTTTTTGTGAGAGATTGGCAGGGAAATTTGATTTATGCAGAATGTAAGGAACTGGGGATTAACTCTAATGTTTTTGCTGAGGCAAGAGCTATGATGAAGGGGCTGTTGCATTGTGTGACTCAGGAACTACACCCATTGATCTTGGAAACGGACTCTTTACTAATAAAGAATGTGGTTGATGGTGTATGGGAGATACCATGGTGTGTCATCACAGAGGTGGAGAGAATTAGAAAAATGAAGGCTGAGTTTAATGTGATCATACAACATGTATACAGAGAGGGAAACACACTGGCAGACTTTTTAACTAACCTagcttttgattttgcaggtacacAAAGCTTTAACTCATTTGCGGAATTACCTAGTGCAGGAAAGAAGATTTTAAATCTAGACAAACATCAAGTCCCTAATCTCAAGATCAGGAATGTTAAGAATGCAGAACATATTGGTGTACCTTAA